A single window of Echinimonas agarilytica DNA harbors:
- a CDS encoding phosphoadenylyl-sulfate reductase translates to MLAQSSKVFAELSAAEQSSQLASINADLEKMTAQQRVTWSLENLPQVQVLSSSFGIQAAVLLHMLTEQKPDIPVVLVDTGYLFPETYQFIDQLTERLKLNLQIYSNKMSPAWQEARFGNLWENGVEGIEQYNRMNKVEPMQRAMAELNASTWYSGLRRSQSSTRNSLPVLDRVKDRFKVLPIIDWSNKDVHYYLKENDLPYHPLWDKGYVSVGDVHTSRPLEAGMTEEETRFFGLKRECGLHESNVDGDGI, encoded by the coding sequence ATGCTGGCGCAATCGTCTAAAGTATTTGCGGAATTGTCTGCGGCAGAGCAATCATCTCAGTTGGCCAGCATTAATGCTGACCTTGAGAAAATGACCGCTCAGCAGCGTGTTACTTGGTCACTGGAAAATCTGCCGCAGGTGCAGGTTTTATCGTCTAGCTTTGGCATTCAAGCTGCGGTGTTATTGCACATGCTGACTGAGCAAAAGCCCGACATCCCAGTAGTGCTGGTAGACACAGGTTATTTGTTTCCTGAGACTTATCAATTTATTGATCAACTGACGGAACGCTTAAAACTCAATTTGCAGATTTATAGCAACAAAATGAGCCCTGCTTGGCAAGAAGCGCGATTTGGCAACTTGTGGGAAAACGGTGTAGAAGGCATTGAGCAATATAACCGTATGAACAAAGTTGAACCCATGCAGCGCGCTATGGCAGAGCTGAATGCTTCCACTTGGTATTCCGGTCTTCGTCGGAGCCAATCGAGTACGCGTAACAGTTTACCTGTGCTCGACCGCGTGAAAGACCGTTTTAAAGTGCTTCCAATCATTGATTGGAGCAATAAAGATGTGCATTACTACCTGAAAGAGAACGACCTTCCGTACCATCCATTGTGGGACAAAGGTTACGTGTCTGTGGGTGATGTGCACACCAGTCGTCCGCTTGAAGCTGGCATGACCGAAGAAGAAACCCGCTTCTTTGGTTTGAAACGCGAATGTGGTTTACACGAATCAAACGTTGACGGAGATGGTATCTAA
- the cobA gene encoding uroporphyrinogen-III C-methyltransferase produces the protein MPLSGSQSTVLQVPSQYLTTPMAQISLVGAGPGDVGLLTINALLRIQQAEIVLFDYLVSEQILSLLPSSCQRYCVGKKAGQHSMTQDATNQLLLKVAATGKRVLRLKGGDPFIFGRGAEEMQILLDQGHHVEVIPGITAASGCAAYAGIPLTHRDVAQSATVVTGFCKNEGKAPNWKQMAVSNSTVVVYMGLFKAAKIAAELIDNGRDASTPVAIIEKGCTPEQRVVECELQQLADTIAEHQIQSPALLVIGDVVSMRLQQPAEDKAHNAA, from the coding sequence ATGCCTTTAAGTGGCTCGCAAAGCACTGTTTTACAGGTACCCAGTCAATATCTAACAACACCAATGGCGCAAATCTCACTTGTGGGGGCTGGGCCGGGTGATGTTGGATTGCTAACCATCAATGCTTTACTTCGAATCCAGCAGGCTGAAATCGTATTGTTCGATTACTTAGTCTCTGAGCAAATTTTGTCGTTGTTGCCCTCAAGCTGTCAGCGTTATTGCGTTGGCAAAAAAGCAGGACAACACAGCATGACTCAAGATGCGACCAATCAGTTGCTACTTAAAGTCGCCGCGACCGGTAAACGCGTATTGCGCCTGAAAGGCGGCGACCCGTTTATTTTTGGTCGGGGGGCAGAAGAAATGCAAATTTTGCTCGACCAAGGTCATCATGTTGAAGTGATACCGGGGATCACCGCTGCGTCAGGTTGTGCCGCATATGCGGGGATTCCACTCACTCACCGCGATGTTGCGCAAAGCGCCACTGTGGTCACCGGCTTTTGTAAGAATGAAGGCAAAGCGCCCAACTGGAAACAGATGGCAGTATCGAATAGCACGGTTGTGGTCTACATGGGGCTGTTTAAAGCCGCTAAGATTGCCGCAGAACTCATAGATAATGGGCGCGATGCCAGTACGCCTGTTGCGATTATTGAGAAAGGCTGTACGCCCGAGCAACGTGTGGTTGAATGCGAACTTCAGCAGCTAGCAGATACAATTGCCGAGCATCAAATCCAGTCGCCGGCATTGCTTGTGATCGGTGATGTGGTGAGCATGCGATTGCAGCAACCTGCTGAAGATAAAGCGCATAACGCAGCCTAA
- a CDS encoding PAS domain S-box protein, giving the protein MRFMPQTFRGRIIACIVLPVCLVLLCVDIVNIYREYQLEVQNKRQYVQRVSKAVASDLSDQIQASMKFNRSVVRFLELHGREISSLMIEKIIYWHLQVNKDAFGSAIGFVPGVLPNHELYAPYAYREGHKLSPIMDIARDGYNYADGTHDWFTLPMQSESRVWTAPYFDEGAGNIWMTTYSGAFYWDGKIAGVVTTDIALDAIVQTLDKAKEPTFLIDDKGKILKYTNIQQHLSESTSELLNNNELTHQYISKILNNDWEYKSITIDGVDYYVASEPIQGRAWNVIVIVPENALVAVAKRDMWYELIKWLTVGICVILFSIWASARVVRPLTRLKDSVNEMALGNTLIQFDDEGAKELRVVARNFQNVIAVLKEREKNLTSERANRFGQLVDSLRYGAVYITFDEHGSPINVSSSVAQVLGIEASVFLASYNKLLSASPRDFNAEHFDHIQQAIKGGAVPAHQIELIHQDGHPLRFDVTLRACSEGDYAAEALLTDVTKRAYSEEWYHAIIDTAPDAILLVNEEGNIVFANQRAVTIFGYKLEALEGNKIEMLLPDRFKEHHPQMRSGFFQRPVMREMGAGLTLYGQRNGGEQFPVEVSLSLLPQSPTGERVAASVIRDVSDKHDARERLKESEVRFRTMVNNLPGVVYRCALDEHWTMEYISDHIKLISGYPASDFINNKIRTFESVIHPEDSPLVSFAIEDAVIKREPYSVEYRIVDRKGKEHWVAEKGRASYSGEEAIHLDGSVIDITAQREAQRQIQQSQQQLNNITNSLPGTVFQLREVTENDFQFTFVSLSSLQTLGIPKDQLTGSFNNFLALMDSTHQQSLYQGLNSSKTTMTPLRLELSVTPPSGSLKWVELAMMPIFTHGQRPEWNGYIYDISDRIELNEARNRSEAHYRALFNSAGIGMTNIDRRANLINCNEQFADFTGYSIDELTRMHLLELLHKDANNLSSGELFELFSGEQVRILDEFEFVRKDGAVRVGYVCVTLMPDSDANEPLAVMTVDDITERKQMSAELEKAKEEADSANKAKSDFLANMSHEIRTPMNAIIGMAHLCQQTKLDSKQSNYVSKIENASTALLTIINDILDFSKVEAGHLELEEIDFRLDEVLERLSDLFGPQAQEKGLELLFSVQPDVPPKLTGDPLRLGQVLTNLVSNALKFTKRGEIVIRIEPQKSESGKVTLLFMVEDTGIGMTTEQSSKLFKSFSQADTSTTRKYGGTGLGLAISKRICGLMGGDIWLESQPGRGTKFSFTAQFGEISHERINTSDKKLLSGKCVLVVDDNHFAREVLQLLLDSFGFKVLSAANGFDAVEIYEREKSNIDLVILDWRMPGIDGVETASRLQDLMPESGLHIIMVTAYGNQELDSQLAALGIHTMLHKPVSPSSLLDSIMNLMVGRKEVSEAKSNTDFVVTDQLKSKRLLLVEDNEVNQEVVTELLEQQGFVNVDVANNGQEALTAVNENTYDLVLMDCQMPVMDGYEATRQIRTLDQFKLLPIVAMTANAMAGDRERCIAAGMNDHIAKPIDVSAMQKTIVKWLEIEPLESAEKPELTHVAWPSHPELDVDRGLTLVQGSVKIYSKLLTRFVEHHESFINDFQGLISQGKEEEAKRLAHTFKGLCGSLGCEVLQDYGRDVEELMITEQGCDHVLMLIDPILKGVCDSIRYWLERIRQQDDLASQSQDVEVSAEQLQQLVSLLQESDVDAVELAESLANQFPKDDSWKHLINLISHYEYDEAIELLRNKWLS; this is encoded by the coding sequence ATGCGTTTTATGCCTCAAACTTTTCGCGGCCGAATTATCGCTTGTATCGTGCTGCCTGTCTGTTTAGTTCTATTGTGCGTTGATATTGTCAATATATATCGCGAGTATCAGCTCGAAGTTCAAAACAAACGTCAGTATGTGCAGCGCGTATCAAAGGCGGTTGCTTCAGATTTAAGTGACCAGATCCAAGCTTCAATGAAATTCAATCGTTCGGTTGTTCGGTTTTTGGAGCTTCATGGGCGAGAGATTAGCTCACTCATGATCGAAAAAATTATTTATTGGCATTTACAAGTAAATAAGGATGCATTCGGTTCCGCCATTGGATTTGTTCCCGGTGTGTTACCCAACCATGAATTGTATGCGCCTTACGCTTATCGCGAGGGTCATAAGCTCAGCCCAATCATGGATATTGCCCGTGATGGCTACAATTATGCTGACGGTACTCATGACTGGTTTACGTTGCCCATGCAGAGTGAATCTCGGGTCTGGACAGCGCCGTATTTTGATGAGGGAGCGGGCAACATATGGATGACTACTTATTCGGGGGCTTTCTATTGGGACGGCAAAATTGCAGGGGTCGTGACCACCGACATCGCCCTTGATGCCATCGTTCAAACACTCGATAAAGCGAAAGAGCCTACCTTCCTTATTGATGATAAGGGTAAGATCTTAAAGTATACCAATATTCAGCAACACCTTTCCGAGTCAACTTCAGAGCTACTCAACAACAATGAGTTAACGCATCAATATATTTCTAAAATCCTCAATAATGATTGGGAATATAAGTCCATTACCATTGATGGCGTGGACTACTATGTTGCTTCTGAGCCTATTCAAGGAAGGGCTTGGAATGTCATTGTGATCGTACCTGAAAATGCGCTTGTAGCGGTTGCAAAGCGCGATATGTGGTATGAGCTTATTAAATGGTTAACCGTAGGCATTTGCGTCATATTGTTTTCAATTTGGGCCTCTGCTCGGGTGGTTCGGCCATTAACACGGCTGAAAGATTCAGTGAATGAAATGGCACTGGGCAATACCTTGATTCAATTTGATGATGAAGGCGCTAAAGAACTTAGAGTTGTTGCTCGTAATTTTCAAAATGTCATTGCTGTATTAAAAGAGCGGGAAAAAAACCTCACTTCAGAGCGGGCAAACCGATTTGGCCAGTTGGTAGACTCACTTCGTTATGGAGCGGTTTATATTACGTTTGATGAGCACGGCTCTCCTATCAATGTTAGTTCCTCTGTGGCGCAAGTGCTGGGCATTGAGGCGAGTGTGTTTCTGGCATCTTATAATAAGCTGCTATCAGCCAGCCCTCGTGATTTTAATGCAGAGCATTTTGACCATATTCAGCAAGCCATTAAAGGGGGGGCTGTACCTGCACATCAGATAGAACTGATTCACCAAGATGGGCATCCGTTGCGATTTGATGTAACGCTTAGGGCATGCTCTGAGGGAGATTATGCGGCAGAGGCTCTGCTGACTGATGTGACGAAACGCGCCTATTCTGAGGAGTGGTACCACGCCATTATTGACACCGCCCCCGATGCCATTTTACTGGTGAATGAGGAAGGTAATATTGTATTTGCTAACCAGCGAGCGGTGACTATTTTTGGGTATAAACTCGAAGCGTTAGAAGGCAACAAAATTGAAATGTTACTTCCTGATCGATTCAAAGAGCATCACCCACAAATGCGAAGTGGTTTCTTTCAGCGCCCAGTGATGCGAGAAATGGGCGCAGGCCTTACGCTATATGGCCAACGTAATGGCGGAGAACAATTTCCAGTTGAAGTCAGTTTAAGCTTGTTGCCTCAGTCGCCAACCGGAGAACGAGTGGCGGCGAGCGTCATTCGAGATGTGTCCGACAAGCATGACGCGCGTGAGCGCTTGAAAGAAAGTGAAGTTCGTTTTCGTACCATGGTGAATAATTTACCTGGCGTTGTGTATCGCTGTGCGCTGGATGAGCATTGGACCATGGAGTACATCAGCGACCACATCAAGCTCATTAGTGGTTACCCCGCGAGCGACTTCATCAACAATAAAATACGCACGTTTGAAAGTGTGATTCACCCTGAAGATAGCCCATTGGTCTCCTTTGCTATTGAAGATGCTGTCATAAAAAGAGAGCCTTACTCGGTGGAATATCGGATTGTGGATCGCAAGGGCAAAGAGCATTGGGTCGCAGAAAAAGGTCGAGCATCTTATTCAGGTGAAGAGGCCATTCATCTTGATGGTTCGGTCATTGATATTACTGCGCAACGAGAAGCTCAGCGTCAAATTCAGCAGTCGCAGCAGCAGCTCAATAACATTACCAATTCTCTGCCTGGCACTGTTTTCCAATTAAGAGAAGTCACTGAAAACGATTTTCAATTCACCTTCGTTAGTCTTTCTAGTTTGCAGACATTGGGGATCCCAAAAGATCAATTAACCGGATCGTTTAATAACTTTTTAGCACTGATGGATTCAACACATCAGCAAAGCTTGTATCAAGGGTTGAACAGCAGTAAGACGACGATGACGCCGCTGCGACTCGAACTGTCAGTGACGCCCCCGTCGGGATCGTTGAAATGGGTAGAGCTAGCCATGATGCCAATCTTTACTCATGGTCAGCGTCCAGAGTGGAATGGTTATATCTATGATATCAGTGATCGCATTGAGTTAAACGAAGCGCGCAACCGCAGCGAAGCGCATTATCGAGCTCTGTTTAATAGTGCCGGTATCGGCATGACGAACATTGATAGACGCGCCAATTTGATTAATTGTAATGAGCAGTTTGCTGACTTTACCGGCTATTCAATTGATGAATTGACGCGTATGCACTTGCTCGAACTGCTGCACAAAGATGCCAATAACTTAAGTAGTGGCGAGCTATTCGAATTGTTCAGTGGCGAACAAGTCCGAATCCTCGATGAATTTGAATTTGTGCGTAAAGATGGTGCCGTTCGGGTGGGCTATGTTTGCGTCACTTTAATGCCTGATTCGGATGCCAATGAGCCGCTTGCAGTGATGACAGTGGATGATATTACCGAGCGCAAACAAATGTCAGCGGAGCTTGAAAAAGCGAAGGAAGAAGCCGATTCAGCCAATAAGGCGAAAAGCGATTTTCTCGCCAATATGAGTCATGAAATTCGGACTCCTATGAATGCGATTATCGGCATGGCGCACTTATGCCAGCAAACTAAGTTAGACAGTAAACAGTCGAACTATGTATCTAAAATTGAAAATGCATCGACAGCTCTATTAACCATTATCAACGATATTTTAGATTTCTCTAAAGTCGAAGCGGGGCATTTGGAGCTGGAAGAGATTGATTTTCGCCTAGATGAGGTGCTTGAGCGACTTAGCGACCTATTCGGGCCACAAGCACAAGAAAAAGGTTTGGAGTTATTATTCTCCGTTCAGCCCGATGTACCTCCAAAACTGACAGGAGATCCTCTCAGGCTAGGCCAAGTGCTCACAAATTTAGTGAGTAATGCGCTTAAATTCACAAAGCGCGGTGAGATTGTTATTCGCATTGAACCGCAGAAGAGTGAAAGCGGTAAAGTCACTTTACTGTTTATGGTGGAAGACACCGGTATCGGCATGACAACTGAGCAGAGCAGTAAATTGTTCAAAAGCTTCTCTCAAGCGGACACTTCTACAACTCGCAAGTACGGAGGTACTGGCTTGGGCCTGGCTATTTCCAAACGTATTTGTGGGCTCATGGGCGGAGATATTTGGCTGGAAAGTCAGCCGGGTCGAGGCACGAAGTTCTCATTTACCGCCCAGTTTGGGGAAATCTCCCATGAACGAATCAATACCTCAGATAAGAAACTCCTCTCTGGTAAATGCGTGCTGGTGGTTGATGACAATCATTTTGCCCGAGAAGTGCTGCAACTCCTGCTCGACAGCTTTGGCTTTAAAGTGCTTAGTGCGGCCAATGGGTTTGATGCCGTTGAAATCTATGAGCGTGAAAAATCGAATATCGACTTAGTCATATTAGATTGGCGCATGCCCGGTATTGATGGCGTAGAGACGGCATCGCGCCTGCAAGACCTCATGCCAGAATCGGGTCTGCACATCATCATGGTCACGGCATATGGCAATCAAGAGCTTGATAGTCAGCTAGCCGCTCTAGGTATTCACACCATGTTGCACAAGCCAGTGAGCCCTTCATCATTACTCGACTCCATCATGAACCTCATGGTTGGCCGAAAAGAAGTATCTGAAGCGAAATCGAATACTGACTTTGTCGTGACCGACCAACTGAAATCAAAACGTTTGCTGTTGGTTGAAGACAATGAAGTGAATCAAGAGGTGGTGACTGAGCTGCTCGAACAACAGGGTTTTGTGAATGTAGATGTGGCGAACAATGGGCAAGAAGCGCTCACGGCAGTCAATGAAAATACCTATGATCTGGTGTTAATGGATTGCCAAATGCCAGTGATGGACGGATACGAAGCGACGCGCCAAATTCGAACGCTAGATCAATTCAAATTACTGCCTATTGTAGCCATGACAGCGAATGCAATGGCGGGAGACCGAGAACGTTGCATTGCCGCTGGAATGAACGACCATATCGCCAAACCAATCGATGTCAGTGCCATGCAGAAAACGATTGTGAAATGGCTTGAAATTGAGCCATTGGAGTCGGCAGAAAAGCCAGAATTGACACATGTTGCGTGGCCGTCGCACCCTGAATTAGATGTTGACCGCGGGCTTACTCTCGTTCAAGGCAGTGTCAAAATTTACAGCAAATTGTTAACTCGTTTTGTGGAGCACCACGAAAGTTTTATCAACGACTTTCAGGGGTTAATTTCACAAGGAAAAGAGGAAGAAGCGAAACGATTAGCCCACACTTTCAAAGGCTTATGCGGTTCCTTAGGGTGCGAAGTATTACAGGATTATGGGAGAGACGTCGAAGAGCTCATGATCACAGAACAAGGGTGTGATCATGTGTTGATGCTGATTGATCCTATATTAAAAGGAGTGTGTGATTCGATTCGTTACTGGTTGGAACGAATACGTCAACAGGATGATCTGGCCTCGCAATCTCAAGATGTAGAGGTGTCAGCCGAGCAACTGCAACAGCTTGTGTCATTGTTACAAGAATCAGATGTTGACGCTGTTGAGTTGGCAGAATCACTGGCCAACCAATTTCCAAAAGATGATAGCTGGAAGCATTTAATCAATTTGATCAGCCACTATGAATATGATGAGGCCATCGAGCTACTTAGAAACAAGTGGCTGTCCTGA
- a CDS encoding glutathione S-transferase, with amino-acid sequence MKLIGMLDSPFVRRVAISLQLLDIEFEHLPLSVFRDFDQFKAINPGVKAPTLICDDGQILMDSTLILEYAEAIRSSRRSLMPSSISEVKRALRVIGLAMVANEKSVQIYYEMHLRPEEKQHQPWVERVSAQLKDVYQLLENELNARPMSTDPHTLGQAGITTAVAWYFTQNQIPGFIDPADFPELASYSKQLEQLAEFKAASFHGDVCEGAQ; translated from the coding sequence ATGAAACTGATTGGCATGCTCGACTCTCCTTTTGTTCGCAGAGTCGCAATCTCACTTCAATTGCTCGATATTGAGTTTGAACACCTACCATTGTCTGTATTTAGAGACTTTGATCAATTCAAAGCCATCAACCCCGGCGTGAAGGCCCCAACTTTGATCTGCGATGACGGACAAATATTGATGGACTCCACTTTAATTCTTGAATATGCCGAAGCGATTCGCAGTTCGCGACGCTCTTTGATGCCTTCGAGTATCTCAGAAGTGAAGCGCGCGCTTCGAGTGATTGGTTTGGCCATGGTGGCCAATGAAAAAAGTGTTCAGATCTATTACGAAATGCACCTACGCCCCGAAGAAAAACAGCACCAGCCTTGGGTTGAACGAGTGAGTGCCCAGCTTAAAGATGTGTATCAATTACTTGAGAATGAATTGAACGCTAGGCCCATGAGTACCGATCCTCATACGTTAGGGCAAGCAGGCATTACCACCGCAGTAGCGTGGTACTTCACCCAGAACCAAATTCCAGGTTTTATTGATCCCGCCGACTTTCCAGAACTTGCCAGTTATTCCAAGCAGCTAGAGCAACTGGCTGAGTTCAAAGCGGCTTCATTTCACGGCGATGTTTGTGAAGGTGCTCAGTAG
- a CDS encoding endonuclease/exonuclease/phosphatase family protein gives MNHQFNVATLNLFNFVAPPLACHELEKIYTHQQWHQKCDWTQRQIDTLMPDILGFQEIFSPNELERLCIQSGLSNFCVATEQLPNDGHVCQHSTVGLATRFQIISSKAVEPTAEIAAAMGVQAHEIFSRNPLCATLQVPNFGPLRVYVAHLKSGRSKLNECHQVVLSKAQQQLVGNWNANAQRGLEVTALINDVMRQYQHAPLPTVIMGDLNDSLDSALLSSLKQTFDAQRNSVWRMHDAFELAAQHSAADCHLNRSPSFYWGAQGNYLDQILLSAEFHPDCEHNLAHVEQVITHDSHLVNYRPSCDQQCSDHAAIQATIEIRR, from the coding sequence GTGAACCATCAATTTAATGTCGCCACTCTCAACCTTTTTAATTTTGTGGCTCCGCCACTGGCTTGCCACGAATTAGAGAAGATTTACACGCACCAACAATGGCACCAAAAATGCGATTGGACACAACGCCAAATCGACACTTTAATGCCTGATATTTTAGGTTTTCAAGAAATTTTCAGCCCAAATGAATTGGAGCGGCTTTGCATTCAGTCGGGGTTGTCGAACTTCTGTGTGGCCACTGAACAATTACCAAACGATGGTCATGTTTGCCAACATTCAACCGTAGGCCTTGCCACTCGCTTTCAGATCATCAGCTCTAAGGCTGTAGAGCCTACCGCAGAAATTGCAGCGGCGATGGGAGTGCAAGCCCACGAAATATTTAGCCGAAATCCACTATGTGCCACTTTACAGGTTCCTAATTTTGGCCCATTGAGAGTCTACGTCGCGCACCTGAAGTCAGGCCGTAGCAAACTTAATGAATGTCACCAAGTCGTCCTTTCCAAGGCCCAGCAACAACTCGTTGGCAACTGGAATGCAAACGCACAACGCGGGCTGGAAGTGACCGCACTCATCAACGATGTCATGCGCCAGTATCAACACGCCCCTTTACCAACGGTGATCATGGGCGACCTAAATGACTCACTCGATTCAGCGTTATTAAGCTCCCTAAAACAAACATTTGATGCCCAGCGTAACTCAGTGTGGCGCATGCACGACGCATTTGAACTTGCTGCGCAACACTCTGCCGCTGATTGTCATTTAAATCGCAGCCCTTCTTTTTATTGGGGCGCGCAGGGCAATTACCTAGATCAAATATTACTTTCTGCCGAATTTCATCCCGACTGTGAGCACAATTTGGCACATGTCGAACAGGTCATCACGCATGACTCTCATTTAGTTAACTATCGTCCAAGTTGCGACCAACAATGCTCAGATCACGCAGCCATTCAAGCCACTATAGAAATTCGACGATAA
- the hutW gene encoding heme anaerobic degradation radical SAM methyltransferase ChuW/HutW, producing the protein MLLTPEMTGIASPDPLKNAFKIKNAAHAGRQGSMPISVDHQMWHHWWNMPSSAQRRALYIHIPFCRKRCSFCNFFENGAQPQRVSRYVNALCEQLDRASNTALVQSRPFDTVYVGGGTPTDMSADDLYQLGQMIRKFPTVDGAEITLEGRLNGFDDGKWNSALESGFNRFSFGVQSFNTQVRQAAGRLDERELLLERLHGLSLHETASIVVDLMFGLPGQTDTIWQQDLADVIASGVHGVDLYQLINLPGSRLEQAEGKGKPIQGFAAGHRADSQQRAEMYRYGANTLEQANWQRLSSCHWRRDTRERSVYNSLAKSGIEILPFGSGAGGNIHGYGMMNKRDLSSWYDAQANENNSLSTLPVRVPAMFMSPNPDAALDAAFKRGLDAGELPFDSLTVAMVEHLIPLFEAWQQHGLAKLSKRALLLTMAGRYWNVNLQTGLFLYLQENVMQNLSEAS; encoded by the coding sequence ATGCTGTTAACCCCCGAAATGACTGGTATTGCCAGTCCAGACCCACTAAAGAATGCATTTAAGATCAAAAATGCGGCTCATGCGGGTCGTCAAGGTTCGATGCCTATCTCGGTCGACCATCAAATGTGGCATCACTGGTGGAATATGCCGTCGTCTGCACAACGTCGTGCGCTTTATATTCATATCCCATTCTGCCGAAAACGTTGTAGCTTTTGTAACTTCTTTGAAAATGGTGCTCAGCCCCAGCGTGTCAGTCGGTATGTAAATGCGCTTTGTGAGCAGCTCGATCGCGCATCGAATACGGCGTTGGTGCAAAGTCGACCATTCGATACAGTGTATGTGGGCGGAGGAACTCCCACCGATATGTCGGCTGATGACTTATATCAATTGGGGCAGATGATTCGAAAGTTTCCTACAGTGGATGGCGCTGAAATAACGCTTGAAGGTCGGCTCAATGGTTTTGATGATGGCAAGTGGAATAGTGCACTGGAGTCTGGTTTTAATCGCTTTTCATTTGGTGTGCAAAGTTTTAATACTCAAGTGCGACAAGCCGCAGGGCGCTTGGATGAACGAGAACTTTTACTTGAGCGATTACATGGTTTAAGTCTGCATGAAACGGCAAGCATTGTGGTTGATTTGATGTTTGGGTTGCCCGGCCAAACTGACACGATCTGGCAACAGGACTTAGCCGATGTTATTGCATCAGGTGTGCATGGTGTCGATTTGTATCAGCTCATCAATTTACCCGGCAGTCGTCTCGAGCAGGCTGAAGGCAAGGGTAAGCCGATTCAAGGTTTTGCTGCTGGGCACAGAGCCGACAGTCAACAACGTGCTGAAATGTATCGATATGGCGCAAATACATTAGAACAAGCGAACTGGCAGCGGTTATCGAGTTGTCATTGGCGTCGCGATACGCGCGAGCGAAGTGTATACAACTCTTTGGCCAAAAGTGGCATCGAGATTTTACCTTTTGGCTCAGGAGCTGGCGGCAATATTCACGGTTACGGCATGATGAATAAGCGAGATTTGTCGAGCTGGTATGACGCTCAGGCTAATGAAAATAACTCGCTCTCAACGCTTCCGGTTCGTGTGCCGGCTATGTTTATGTCCCCAAATCCGGACGCAGCATTAGATGCCGCATTTAAACGTGGGCTCGATGCCGGAGAGCTTCCGTTCGATAGCCTGACGGTGGCGATGGTTGAGCATTTGATACCGTTGTTTGAAGCGTGGCAACAGCATGGTTTAGCCAAACTTTCGAAACGGGCTCTTTTGCTGACCATGGCGGGGCGATATTGGAATGTGAATCTGCAAACGGGGCTGTTTCTGTATTTGCAGGAAAATGTTATGCAGAATCTATCTGAAGCAAGTTAA
- a CDS encoding TIGR03899 family protein, whose translation MPNNKIHPGSAAASARKALKNAGVSLSIAQTTLPQRLEKRRAHQHLTQQSNIEAILAKALKLCEQSTSDHALDPDWLTAFIEFAEQTSNPEMQRLWALVFSKEAAMSGSFSIRSMRALKDLTRKDADIFQLAVTLCSRTPGDRSLKIILGCYHPPTWRMFGRKGHQTISLNRFGMPYSNILWMMEHGLVYNSELETSALSTENDYQLKIGQDTLCFRPNVQQLKLRYYRLTPVGDELAKLVLNEGHSGYTQQLIEMLESVMSPIEA comes from the coding sequence ATGCCAAACAATAAGATTCATCCGGGAAGCGCAGCAGCAAGCGCGAGAAAAGCATTGAAGAATGCTGGGGTCAGTCTATCAATAGCCCAAACCACATTGCCGCAGCGACTTGAAAAACGCCGAGCTCATCAGCACTTAACTCAGCAAAGTAACATTGAAGCTATTTTAGCCAAAGCGCTCAAACTGTGTGAGCAGTCCACCTCCGATCACGCATTAGATCCCGATTGGTTAACGGCTTTCATCGAGTTTGCAGAACAAACATCAAACCCAGAAATGCAGCGTTTGTGGGCGCTTGTGTTCTCAAAAGAAGCCGCCATGAGCGGCAGTTTTAGCATTCGTAGTATGCGTGCGCTCAAAGACTTAACCCGCAAAGATGCCGACATTTTTCAGCTCGCAGTCACTTTATGCAGCAGAACTCCCGGCGATCGCTCTTTAAAAATCATATTAGGCTGCTACCACCCTCCGACGTGGCGCATGTTCGGACGCAAAGGCCATCAAACCATTAGCCTCAATCGTTTTGGAATGCCCTACTCCAATATTTTGTGGATGATGGAACACGGCTTGGTTTACAACAGTGAACTTGAGACCAGCGCGCTTTCAACAGAAAACGATTATCAACTTAAAATAGGTCAAGATACGTTGTGCTTTCGCCCCAATGTTCAACAACTCAAATTGCGTTACTACCGACTCACGCCAGTCGGTGATGAGTTAGCAAAACTAGTTCTTAACGAAGGACATTCTGGTTACACACAACAACTGATTGAAATGCTCGAAAGCGTTATGTCGCCCATAGAAGCTTAG